In the Epinephelus lanceolatus isolate andai-2023 chromosome 6, ASM4190304v1, whole genome shotgun sequence genome, one interval contains:
- the ndufs7 gene encoding NADH dehydrogenase [ubiquinone] iron-sulfur protein 7, mitochondrial produces the protein MAALTAPRLAMFGCFSTRPISVFAVHQRSLHNSAKSENTTTSVVPVREKSTAVAAAKPAAVASSKGEYVVARLDDLINWARRSSLWPMTFGLACCAVEMMHMAAPRYDMDRFGVVFRASPRQADVMIVAGTLTNKMAPALRKVYDQMPEPRYVISMGSCANGGGYYHYSYAVVRGCDRIVPVDIYVPGCPPTAEALLYGTLQLQKKIKREKKVKIWYRK, from the exons ATGGCGGCGTTAACTG cGCCTCGCCTGGCCATGTTTGGCTGCTTTTCAACAAG GCccatttcagtgtttgctgttCATCAGAGAAGTCTGCACAACAGTGCAAAAAGCGAGAACACCACCACGAG TGTGGTTCCGGTCAGAGAGAAGAGCACGGCAGTGGCAGCAGCCAAACCAGCAGCTGTAGCCAGCAGCAAGGGGGAGTATGTTGTCGCCAGGTTGGACGACTTGATTAACTGGGCACGCAGG AGCTCTCTCTGGCCCATGACCTTTGGCCTGGCGTGCTGCGCGGTGGAGATGATGCACATGGCGGCGCCTCGTTACGACATGGACCGCTTCGGAGTGGTGTTCAGAGCAAGTCCCCGACAGGCTGACGTCATGATCGTGGCAGGAACATTGACCAATAAGATGGCTCCGGCTCTGCGAAAG GTGTACGACCAGATGCCTGAGCCCAGATACGTCATTTCCATGGGAAG CTGTGCTAACGGAGGAGGCTACTACCACTACTCCTATGCTGTCGTCAGAGGTTGTGACCGAATCGTACCGGTGGACATTTATGTTCCAG GTTGTCCCCCCACCGCAGAGGCTCTCCTCTACGGGACTTTACAGCTGCAGAAGAAAATCAAACGAGAGAAGAAGGTTAAGATCTGGTATCGAAAGTGA